The following nucleotide sequence is from Paenibacillus andongensis.
ATCCTCACGATTCACCATTGTGAAGACGAATTCCTCTTTGAAAAAAACCGCGCTGCGCTGCTACTTCGCAGCACGCGCGGCTTGTAAAAGTGATGCTCGCTCATTCGGGATTTCACCGAGCGCAGTTCGTTCAAGCAGCTGCTGCAGCAGTATGCCCATCCATGGGCCAGGCTGCCGGCCAAGCTCCTCCGCCAAATCCGTGCCGGATATGGCAAGTTCCTTCAGGCTGAAGCAGGGAACCTCCTTCAGCCAAGTATCCCCGCGCCGCAGCAGCTCCGGCGCGGCAGAGCGTAGGAAGCGCGCGAGCTCGCCGCGCTGCTCAGGGCACTGCGGCAGCACGCGCAGCAGCCGCAGCAGAGCGCGGGCAGCGGCTTCGCCGCTGTGCACCGCGCCAAGCTTCCAGACCCGCTCCAGCGGAGCCGGGTCCTGCACTAGCGCGAAAGCGGCGTCCTGCGCAGCGCCGCTCGTAAGCTGCGCGGCCACAGCCTCGCGTAGGGCCAGCACCGCCACGACCGCTTCGCCATCGGCGCGGGAGAAAGTCAGCTCCTGGAGCGCCGTGCGGACTGTGTCCGCCGGCATCTCCAGGAGCATCAGCAGCATGGCCCAACGGTCATGCTGCCCTTCCAGCGCACTGACAGCATCCAGCGCGTCATCCCAGGCGAGCCAGCGCTCAAAAGGCAGCGGCAGCTGCTTTTTGAGGTGCGCCGTGAGGCGGCTCGCCAGCAGCAACCGCACAGCCCGTGCGGGGGCTGGGCCTTCGATCATGCGCTGCAGCTCACTGCGCACGCGCTCCATAGCGATGTGGCGAAGAAGCGGAGCTTGCGCCAGCAGCGCTTGCCACGTACTCGACTCGACGTCCAGTCCGTAGGTCGAGGCAAAACGAACACAGCGAAGCATGCGCAGCGCATCTTCGCCGAAACGCTCCTCCGCGGCGCCTACGCAGCGGAGCACCCCCGCCATAAGATCCTTCTGCCCGGCAAATGGATCAAGAACGACACCCGCCGCATCCATCGCCATCGCGTTCATCGTAAAATCGCGCCGCTTCAAATCCTCCGTCAAATCCGAAATATACTCGACGGATGTCGGGCGGCGGAAGCCTTCATACTCCGTTTCCTTCCGGAACGTTGTCACCTCATACGTCCCCTGTGACAGGATAACGGTAACGGTGCCGTGCTGCAGCCCCGTCGGCGCTGTCCGCGGGAAGCAGGACATCACCTGCTCAGGCAAAGCAGACGTCGCAATGTCGATGTCTTTGATCGGTCGGCCAAGCACAGCATCACGAACGCAACCACCTACAAGATACGCCTCATAACCTGCTTGGGCAAGCTTAGTGAGAACGATAGAAGCTCCAGGATCTATTACTTTTACTTTAACATCATCCGACATGTTACTCCTAACCTGCTAACATCCTCTTATTGACAGGACGAAGCTGTAATGCGATGGGATTCTGGAAGCTCTCTTCCCAGCACGCGATAATAAATTTCCTCATATTGAACCGTAGTTATATCATTACAGAAGGTATTCCGAGCACGAGTCAAGCAATTCTGCGATACTCGCTCATACAACACTTGATTACTAAGCAAGTTTACGACATGTTCAGCCATTTTATCAGTATCTCCAACATCTGCTAAATAGCCAGTTTCACCATGCGTAATGAGTTCGGGAATCCCGCCGGCATTGGAGCCGATTGTTGGTACTCCGCATGCCATTGCTTCTAGCGCGACTAGACCGAAGCTCTCTTTTTCCGAAGGAAGCAGCATCACGTCGGCAAGGGAAATCACCTGCGCTACATCATCCTGTTTACCACAGAATGTAACTTTATCTGTAAGTCCAAGTTCTTTAACTTTTGCAATCATTTTGGATAAATCGGGACCTTCTCCCACGAACAAGAGACGTGATGGAATCTCCTTGCTGACTTTTGCAAAAATATCAATAACATCCTGCACACGTTTGACAGGTCTGAAATTAGAAATATGAATGAGAATCTTTTCTTCCGGCCGGGCAAACTCGCCTCTAAGCTTCGTAATATCACGCGGGTAATACACCCGTTTGTCGACGAAATTATAAGTTAGATCGATGTCGCGGTCGATGTCCAATAATTCCCTTGTTTCTTTAATCAAGTCTTTGGAAACCGCTGTAACCGCATCGCTTTCATTAATGGCATAACGAATCAAGTCAGAAATCGATTGATCCTGTCCCAGAACAGTAATATCGGTTCCGTGGAGTGTCGTAACAACCTTGAGATTGCTTCCAACCATCTGCTTCGCCAGTAGAGCACACACAGCATGAGGAATAGCATAATGAACATGTAGTAAATCTAGCTCCTCCATCTTGGCGACCTGCGCCAATTTACTGGCGAGAGACAGGTCATAAGGTGGATACCGAAAGACATAATATTGACTGACTTCCACTTCATGATAAAAAATATTTTTATGAAATT
It contains:
- the bshA gene encoding N-acetyl-alpha-D-glucosaminyl L-malate synthase BshA yields the protein MKDKLKIGITCYPTLGGSGVVATELGKLLAEKGHEVHFITHSMPFRLGKFHKNIFYHEVEVSQYYVFRYPPYDLSLASKLAQVAKMEELDLLHVHYAIPHAVCALLAKQMVGSNLKVVTTLHGTDITVLGQDQSISDLIRYAINESDAVTAVSKDLIKETRELLDIDRDIDLTYNFVDKRVYYPRDITKLRGEFARPEEKILIHISNFRPVKRVQDVIDIFAKVSKEIPSRLLFVGEGPDLSKMIAKVKELGLTDKVTFCGKQDDVAQVISLADVMLLPSEKESFGLVALEAMACGVPTIGSNAGGIPELITHGETGYLADVGDTDKMAEHVVNLLSNQVLYERVSQNCLTRARNTFCNDITTVQYEEIYYRVLGRELPESHRITASSCQ
- a CDS encoding CCA tRNA nucleotidyltransferase, whose amino-acid sequence is MSDDVKVKVIDPGASIVLTKLAQAGYEAYLVGGCVRDAVLGRPIKDIDIATSALPEQVMSCFPRTAPTGLQHGTVTVILSQGTYEVTTFRKETEYEGFRRPTSVEYISDLTEDLKRRDFTMNAMAMDAAGVVLDPFAGQKDLMAGVLRCVGAAEERFGEDALRMLRCVRFASTYGLDVESSTWQALLAQAPLLRHIAMERVRSELQRMIEGPAPARAVRLLLASRLTAHLKKQLPLPFERWLAWDDALDAVSALEGQHDRWAMLLMLLEMPADTVRTALQELTFSRADGEAVVAVLALREAVAAQLTSGAAQDAAFALVQDPAPLERVWKLGAVHSGEAAARALLRLLRVLPQCPEQRGELARFLRSAAPELLRRGDTWLKEVPCFSLKELAISGTDLAEELGRQPGPWMGILLQQLLERTALGEIPNERASLLQAARAAK